One window from the genome of Salvelinus sp. IW2-2015 linkage group LG30, ASM291031v2, whole genome shotgun sequence encodes:
- the LOC111954976 gene encoding uncharacterized protein, producing the protein MDFDYQRLKDVESRRQEQISCLPIQPQKLVPHQHSAQDPPTRQTPPIKPRRSLKVPKTPREEVAALPAKPTNGQENETVVKRMSPALTLGGPGPLKPLSPSLRAHTLLWFERTQLPRLRQPGHPLPRWLHGFATRREAEELLKDKQQGRFLIRLSESKIGFVLSYRGKDRCRHFIIEEEEGGRGACYLIAGEESRHXSLQELVSHYTQNPVGTFNEILNTPCDEFSESFEGTVKLGLQDEGGETTAPSAPDTVQVQEILASSAPTDDGMPEYAVVRKVLKKSCSLPESQFRELMEVTNLIAPTPDVTKTGVSCVGACGRGDDDTEALYAQVNKPPSMLSQAEITPKVNVGNPPGQRGVAASSVLLTGSGSAEDPSYWKLEPLHTYEKTPHLAQHEEEEAKEHIDFYAMGRWRDAERSAGGQEPQHHLYSELNLRREVPSHVPLPARTAPNRPLRPPRRAITCPPQSDGSVQRCGDAIYSSPSRPGFFLPPRSERPLTDDPGTSIYEQIPARPTSSKPSLPPPNP; encoded by the exons ATGGACTTCGACTACCAGCGCTTAAAAG ATGTTGAAAGCAGGCGACAGGAGCAAATCAGCTGCCTGCCTATCCAACCCCAAAAGCTTGTACCACACCAGCATTCTGCTCAAGACCCGCCCACCCGGCAGACTCCTCCAATCAAACCCAGGCGGAGCTTAAAGGTCCCCAAAACCCCTCGGGAGGAGGTGGCGGCGCTACCAGCCAAACCAACCAATGGCCAGGAGAATGAG acagtagtgaagaggatGTCTCCTGCTCTGACTCTGGGTGGCCCCGGGCCCCTGAAGCCCTTGTCTCCGTCCCTTCGGGCCCACACCCTGCTGTGGTTCGAGAGGACACAGCTCCCCCGCCTGCGTCAGCCTGGCCACCCCCTGCCCCGCTGGCTACATGGCTTCGCCACGCGCAG GGAGGCAGAGGAGCTTCTGAAGGACAAACAGCAGGGCCGTTTTCTGATCAGGCTCAGTGAGTCAAAGATTGGTTTTGTACTCTCGTACAG AGGAAAGGATAGATGCCGCCATTTCATCATAGAGGAAGAAGAGGGTGGCAGAGGGGCATGTTACCTCATCGCTGGGGAGGAGAGTCGCCATAYAAGCCTGCAGGAGCTGGTCAGCCACTACACCCAGAATCCCGTGGGGACCTTCAACGAGATTCTCAACACGCCCTGTGACGAG TTCAGTGAAAGTTTTGAGGGTACAGTTAAACTGGGGTTGCAGGATGAAGGTGGAGAGACAACTGCACCCTCGGCTCCTGACACAGTCCAAGTTCAAGAGATATTGGCTAGCTCAGCCCCTACAGACGACGGGATGCCAGAGTATGCTGTGGTCAGGAAGGTGCTCAAGAAGTCCTGTTCTCTACCAGAAAGCCAGTTTAGGGAACTGATGGAG GTGACAAATCTGATCGCCCCCACCCCAGATGTGACAAAAACTGGTGTCAGCTGTGTAGGAGCATGTGGGAGGGGTGATGACGACACCGAAGCACTGTACGCCCAGGTCAACAAGCCACCAAGCATGCTTTCCCAGGCAGAGATAACTCCCAAAGTCAATGTGGGCAATCCACCAGGCCAGAGGGGGGTGGCAGCGTCCTCCGTCCTGCTCACGGGCAGTGGCTCCGCAGAGGACCCGAGTTACTGGAAGCTGGAGCCCCTGCACACCTACGAGAAAACACCTCATCTGGCCCAACACGAAGAAGAAGAGGCAAAGGAACACATCGACTTCTACGCCATGGGGCGTTGGCGGGATGCCGAGAGGAGCGCAGGCGGGCAAG AACCCCAGCATCACCTCTATTCAGAGCTGAACCTAAGGAGAGAGGTCCCTAGTCATGTTCcccttccagccaggacagcCCCCAACCGGCCTTTACGACCGCCTCGCAGGGCCATTACCTGCCCCCCTCAATCAGACGGAAGTGTGCAG CGATGTGGTGATGCCATCTATTCTTCCCCATCCCGACCTGGGTTCTTTCTGCCACCTCGTTCAGAACGACCTTTGACTGATGACCCAGGCACCAGCATATACGAACAGATCCCAGCGAGGCCAACCAGCTCAAAGCCTTCACTGCCTCCACCCAACCCCTGA
- the LOC111954977 gene encoding translocon-associated protein subunit beta, giving the protein MRALYVFALLGLLGLGTGEEGARLLASKSLLNRYAVEGRDLTLQYNIYNVGTSAALEVELSDDSFPPEDFGIVSGMLNVKWDRIAPASNVSHTVVLRPLKAGYFNFTSASVSYLAQEGGQVVVGYTSAPGQGGILAQREFDRRFSPHYLDWAAFGVMTLPSIGIPLLLWFSSKRKYDSPKAKKN; this is encoded by the exons ATGAGGGCCCTGTACGTGTTTGCTCTACTGGGTCTGCTGGGTctggggacaggagaggagggggctcGTCTGTTAGCTTCCAAGTCCCTGTTGAACCGTTATGCCGTTGAGGGCCGTGATCTCACACTGCAGTACAACATCTACAACGTTGGGACCAG CGCTGCCCTAGAGGTTGAGCTGTCTGACGACTCCTTCCCCCCTGAGGATTTCGGCATCGTCTCTGGGATGCTGAACGTGAAATGGGACAGGATCGCCCC TGCCAGCAATGTCTCTCATACTGTGGTACTGCGCCCCCTGAAGGCCGGATACTTCAACTTCACCTCTGCCTCCGTCAGCTACCTCGCTCAGGAGGGAGGACAAGTTGTG GTTGGCTACACCAGTGCCCCTGGACAGGGTGGGATTTTAGCTCAGAGGGAGTTTGACAGGCGTTTCTCCCCCCACTAT ctggacTGGGCCGCTTTCGGTGTAATGACCCTCCCCTCCATTGGCATCCCCCTGCTCTTGTGGTTCTCCAGCAAGAGGAAATACGACTCGCCCAAGGCCAAGAAGAACTGA